In Diabrotica undecimpunctata isolate CICGRU chromosome 4, icDiaUnde3, whole genome shotgun sequence, a single genomic region encodes these proteins:
- the LOC140438466 gene encoding nuclear factor interleukin-3-regulated protein-like isoform X3, which translates to MEHHTVLPHNQLSVFYPMRHNPGHDYPEDTAVLDLCVRKRPLSPNYPYDYKRSRSYSEISCFSPKSDVSDVSSTEHRDSQVSSTKMKCSRPFKAYPKDPMSMPILSTSPNMLGKDSSEAYAEFREKILSRAQANHNGTNKNMRRTQTANIQNSDPAYWEKRKKNNEAAKRSRDARRAKEDEIAIRCAFLEQENIQLKFRLAALENERERLQSILYH; encoded by the coding sequence atGGAGCACCATACCGTCCTCCCACACAACCAGTTATCAGTATTTTACCCAATGCGGCACAATCCAGGCCACGACTATCCAGAAGACACGGCAGTCCTAGATCTATGTGTCAGAAAACGACCGCTGTCCCCAAACTACCCTTATGACTACAAACGATCCCGCAGCTACAGTGAAATCAGCTGCTTCAGTCCCAAGTCAGACGTGTCAGATGTATCCAGTACCGAACATAGAGACTCACAAGTATCTTCAACGAAAATGAAGTGTAGTAGACCTTTCAAAGCTTACCCAAAAGATCCGATGTCAATGCCCATATTATCCACCTCCCCAAATATGTTAGGTAAAGATTCCTCAGAGGCATACGCCGAATTTAGAGAAAAAATCTTATCCAGAGCCCAGGCAAATCATAACGGTACAAATAAAAATATGAGACGAACTCAGACCGCAAATATCCAAAATTCAGATCCTGCCTATTGGGAAAAACGGAAAAAGAACAACGAAGCTGCCAAACGGTCTAGAGATGCCAGAAGAGCGAAAGAAGACGAAATCGCCATCAGGTGTGCTTTTCTCGAGCAAGAAAATATCCAGTTAAAATTTAGGTTAGCAGCATTAGAAAATGAAAGGGAACGATTGCAGAGCATTTTGTACCACTAA
- the LOC140438466 gene encoding nuclear factor interleukin-3-regulated protein-like isoform X2, with the protein MMGFYLERTSTMEHHTVLPHNQLSVFYPMRHNPGHDYPEDTAVLDLCVRKRPLSPNYPYDYKRSRSYSEISCFSPKSDVSDVSSTEHRDSQVSSTKMKCSRPFKAYPKDPMSMPILSTSPNMLGKDSSEAYAEFREKILSRAQANHNGTNKNMRRTQTANIQNSDPAYWEKRKKNNEAAKRSRDARRAKEDEIAIRCAFLEQENIQLKFRLAALENERERLQSILYH; encoded by the coding sequence atGGAGCACCATACCGTCCTCCCACACAACCAGTTATCAGTATTTTACCCAATGCGGCACAATCCAGGCCACGACTATCCAGAAGACACGGCAGTCCTAGATCTATGTGTCAGAAAACGACCGCTGTCCCCAAACTACCCTTATGACTACAAACGATCCCGCAGCTACAGTGAAATCAGCTGCTTCAGTCCCAAGTCAGACGTGTCAGATGTATCCAGTACCGAACATAGAGACTCACAAGTATCTTCAACGAAAATGAAGTGTAGTAGACCTTTCAAAGCTTACCCAAAAGATCCGATGTCAATGCCCATATTATCCACCTCCCCAAATATGTTAGGTAAAGATTCCTCAGAGGCATACGCCGAATTTAGAGAAAAAATCTTATCCAGAGCCCAGGCAAATCATAACGGTACAAATAAAAATATGAGACGAACTCAGACCGCAAATATCCAAAATTCAGATCCTGCCTATTGGGAAAAACGGAAAAAGAACAACGAAGCTGCCAAACGGTCTAGAGATGCCAGAAGAGCGAAAGAAGACGAAATCGCCATCAGGTGTGCTTTTCTCGAGCAAGAAAATATCCAGTTAAAATTTAGGTTAGCAGCATTAGAAAATGAAAGGGAACGATTGCAGAGCATTTTGTACCACTAA
- the LOC140438466 gene encoding uncharacterized protein isoform X1: protein MEYRTTQENLMAGGFVKYFYSMEHHTVLPHNQLSVFYPMRHNPGHDYPEDTAVLDLCVRKRPLSPNYPYDYKRSRSYSEISCFSPKSDVSDVSSTEHRDSQVSSTKMKCSRPFKAYPKDPMSMPILSTSPNMLGKDSSEAYAEFREKILSRAQANHNGTNKNMRRTQTANIQNSDPAYWEKRKKNNEAAKRSRDARRAKEDEIAIRCAFLEQENIQLKFRLAALENERERLQSILYH, encoded by the coding sequence atGGAGCACCATACCGTCCTCCCACACAACCAGTTATCAGTATTTTACCCAATGCGGCACAATCCAGGCCACGACTATCCAGAAGACACGGCAGTCCTAGATCTATGTGTCAGAAAACGACCGCTGTCCCCAAACTACCCTTATGACTACAAACGATCCCGCAGCTACAGTGAAATCAGCTGCTTCAGTCCCAAGTCAGACGTGTCAGATGTATCCAGTACCGAACATAGAGACTCACAAGTATCTTCAACGAAAATGAAGTGTAGTAGACCTTTCAAAGCTTACCCAAAAGATCCGATGTCAATGCCCATATTATCCACCTCCCCAAATATGTTAGGTAAAGATTCCTCAGAGGCATACGCCGAATTTAGAGAAAAAATCTTATCCAGAGCCCAGGCAAATCATAACGGTACAAATAAAAATATGAGACGAACTCAGACCGCAAATATCCAAAATTCAGATCCTGCCTATTGGGAAAAACGGAAAAAGAACAACGAAGCTGCCAAACGGTCTAGAGATGCCAGAAGAGCGAAAGAAGACGAAATCGCCATCAGGTGTGCTTTTCTCGAGCAAGAAAATATCCAGTTAAAATTTAGGTTAGCAGCATTAGAAAATGAAAGGGAACGATTGCAGAGCATTTTGTACCACTAA